A DNA window from Impatiens glandulifera chromosome 7, dImpGla2.1, whole genome shotgun sequence contains the following coding sequences:
- the LOC124945233 gene encoding ribulose bisphosphate carboxylase small subunit 1A, chloroplastic-like: MAASTSMVSAAAAVASVTRVAPFTGLKSLATFPQTRKVENDVTSITNNGGRVQCIQVWPTTGLKKFETLSYLPPLTEEQLAKEVDYLLRNNWVPCLEFQLEELNGFVHREYNSSPGYYDGRYWTMWKLPMFGCTDSSQVLKELAEAKKAYPSAFVRIIGFDNKRQVQCISFIAAKPEGYVG, translated from the exons ATGGCTGCTTCTACCTCCATGGTCTCTGCCGCTGCAGCAGTTGCTTCAGTCACCCGTGTTGCACCCTTCACTGGCTTGAAATCCTTAGCCACTTTCCCACAAACCAGAAAGGTTGAAAACGATGTCACTTCCATCACCAACAATGGAGGAAGAGTTCAGTGCATCCAG GTGTGGCCAACAACTGGTTTGAAGAAGTTCGAGACATTGTCTTACTTGCCACCACTAACAGAAGAACAATTGGCCAAGGAAGTGGACTACCTTCTTCGCAACAACTGGGTTCCTTGCCTAGAGTTCCAATTGGAG GAATTGAACGGATTCGTGCACAGAGAATACAACAGTTCACCCGGATACTATGATGGAAGATACTGGACAATGTGGAAATTGCCCATGTTCGGGTGCACAGACTCGAGTCAAGTGCTAAAGGAATTGGCCGAAGCCAAGAAGGCTTACCCATCCGCGTTCGTTCGTATCATTGGATTCGACAACAAGCGTCAAGTCCAGTGCATCTCCTTCATTGCAGCCAAGCCAGAGGGTTACGttggatga